The Brachyhypopomus gauderio isolate BG-103 chromosome 12, BGAUD_0.2, whole genome shotgun sequence genome window below encodes:
- the s1pr4 gene encoding sphingosine 1-phosphate receptor 4, translating to MGFFHTLSSSTSCPDIYGGGNQNVIMVHYNHTGRLQNRNADEGVLSMGAALFLVLSIFIILENLLVLLAVLFGMRQRHRWVYICIANITLSDLLTGTAYVVNICMSGSRTFRLTPVLWLLREGLLFVALAASIFSLLLIAIERCTTMMKPAHQKSARKSYRVYVMVALCWVTAFAIGLLPLFGWNCVCHLSSCSTFLPLYSKSYILFALVIFFVILLTIGAVYFAIYWHVRSSAKKCSVKSLQRSLRLLKAVISIVGAFMVCWGPLFVLLLVDYFCHSRHCGGLLRGQWFIALAVFNSAINPCIYSFGSLELRKAIGRLLCCCCLRLGVCNAKRFMSKETSSTSGSRHSSLHNSFSKVRNLSTSPQPPARSSRKSRLSSTTSCLSASSG from the coding sequence ATGGGGTTCTTCCACACCCTCAGCTCCTCCACCTCTTGTCCTGATATCTACGGCGGGGGTAACCAAAATGTGATCATGGTGCACTATAACCACACTGGCCGACTTCAGAACCGCAACGCCGACGAGGGGGTCCTGAGCATGGGGGCGGCCCTCTTCCTCGTCCTCAGCATCTTCATCATCCTGGAGAACCTGCTGGTGCTGCTGGCCGTGCTGTTCGGCATGCGTCAGCGCCACCGCTGGGTCTACATCTGCATCGCCAACATCACGCTCAGCGACCTGCTCACCGGCACCGCCTACGTGGTCAACATCTGCATGTCGGGCAGCCGGACGTTCCGCCTGACCCCCGTGCTCTGGCTGCTGCGTGAGGGTCTCCTCTTCGTGGCCCTGGCGGCCTCCATCTTCAGCCTGCTGCTGATCGCCATCGAGCGCTGCACGACCATGATGAAGCCCGCGCACCAGAAGTCAGCCAGGAAGTCCTACCGCGTCTACGTCATGGTGGCGCTCTGCTGGGTGACGGCGTTCGCCATCGGCCTCCTGCCTCTGTTCGGCTGGAACTGCGTGTGTCACCTGAGCAGCTGCTCCACCTTCCTGCCCCTCTACTCCAAGAGCTACATCCTCTTCGCACTCGTCATCTTCTTCGTCATCCTCCTGACCATCGGCGCGGTCTATTTCGCCATCTACTGGCACGTCCGGAGCAGCGCCAAGAAGTGCTCGGTGAAGAGTCTCCAGCGTTCGCTCCGGCTCCTCAAGGCGGTCATCTCCATCGTGGGAGCCTTCATGGTGTGCTGGGGCCCGCTCTTCGTCCTGCTCCTGGTGGACTACTTCTGTCACTCCCGGCACTGCGGCGGCCTGCTAAGAGGCCAGTGGTTCATCGCCCTGGCCGTGTTCAACTCGGCCATAAACCCCTGCATCTACTCCTTCGGCAGCCTAGAGCTTCGTAAGGCCATCGGCCGACTGCTGTGCTGCTGCTGCTTGAGGCTGGGCGTCTGCAACGCCAAGAGGTTCATGTCCAAGGAGACGTCGAGCACGTCGGGGAGTCGCCACAGTAGCCTGCACAACAGCTTCAGCAAGGTGAGGAACCTGAGCACGAGCCCCCAGCCGCCGGCGCGGAGCAGCAGGAAGAGCAGACTCAGCTCCACCACGTCCTGCCTGTCTGCTTCAAGTGGTTAG
- the ncln gene encoding BOS complex subunit ncln isoform X1: MFEEASEVFENMFKSSFPLTFIVFLPAVLILVSPLPAEAAHEFTVYRMQQYDLQGQNYGSRNAILNTEARTVEADVLSRRCVMMRLAEFSYEKYQKALRQSAGAVVIILPSNMSTMPQDIVQQFMELEPELLATETIVPVYFALEDDELLSIYRQTQDSSSSQGSSSAAEVLLHSATANGFQMVTSGAQSKAVTDWAITSLEGRLSGAGGEDLPTIVLVAHYDSFGVAPWLSYGADSNGSGVAVLIELARLFARLYSHKRTHAGYNLLFFLSGGGKFNYQGTKRWLEDNLDHTESSLLQDNVAFVLCLDTLGNGDGLYLHVSKPPKEGSPQHALLKELQMVVAQQYPDVKFSMVHKKINLADDTLAWEHERFGIRRLPAFTLSRLDSHRSAARSSIMDMRSVSTSLDRAGETTAGPHVDLKKLSRNTKLIAEALARVVYNLTEKGTNGDLEIFTEQMQVQEDQLMSLVDWLASQPRAAQLVDKDSSVVSTLEYYLGHYLKDVKRHFVRADKRDPEFVFYDQLKQTMNAYRVKPAIFDLLLALCIAAYLGVVYLAVQHFGLLYTVLRRVTAPRAKQH, translated from the exons ATGTTCGAGGAAGCGAGCGAAGTGTTTGAAAACATGTTCAAGTCTTCTTTCCCGCTGACGTTCATAGTGTTTCTGCCCGCCGTGCTAATCCTCGTCTCTCCGCTCCCAGCAGAGGCGGCGCATGAATTCACCGTGTACCGCATGCAGCAGTACGACCTGCAGGGACAGAACTACG GCTCCAGAAATGCGATTTTGAACACCGAAGCTCGAACCGTGGAGGCGGACGTGCTGAGCCGTCGGTGTGTGATGATGCGACTGGCCGAGTTCTCCTATGAGAAGTACCAGAAGGCGCTCCGGCAGTCCGCCGGGGCGGTGGTCATCATCCTGCCCAGCAACATGTCCACTATGCCGCAGGACATCGTGCAG CAGTTCATGGAGCTGGAGCCTGAGCTTCTGGCCACGGAGACTATCGTTCCTGTCTACTTTGCGCTGGAGGACGATGAACTGTTGTCTATATACAGACAGACTCaggactcttcctcctctcagGGGTCTTCCTCTGCAGCTGAAG TGCTTTTGCACTCGGCCACTGCCAACGGGTTTCAGATGGTGACGAGTGGCGCTCAGAGTAAAGCTGTGACGGACTGGGCCATCACCAGCCTGGAA ggacgGCTGAGCGGAGCAGGAGGCGAGGACCTGCCCACCATAGTGCTCGTGGCCCACTATGACTCTTTCGGAGTGGCTCCC TGGCTTTCCTACGGTGCTGACTCTAATGGCAGTGGCGTGGCGGTCTTGATCGAGCTGGCTCGCCTCTTCGCCAGACTCTACTCCCACAAACGGACTCACGCTGG GTACAACCTGCTGTTCTTCCTGTCGGGTGGAGGGAAGTTTAACTATCAGGGCACCAAGCGCTGGTTGGAGGATAACCTGGACCACACAG AGTCCAGTCTCCTGCAGGATAATGTGGCGTTTGTGCTGTGTCTGGACACGCTGGGTAACGGAGACGGCCTCTACCTGCACGTCTCCAAGCCTCCCAAAGAGGGCAGTCCACAGCACGCTCTGCTCAAAGAACTACAGATG GTGGTCGCCCAGCAGTACCCAGACGTGAAGTTCTCCATGGTCCACAAGAAGATCAACCTGGCGGACGACACGCTGGCCTGGGAGCACGAGCGCTTCGGTATCCGCCGGCTGCCCGCCTTCACGCTGTCGCGTCTGGACAGTCACCGCAGTGCCGCGCGCAGCTCTATCATGGACATGCGGTCAGTGTCCACCTCTCTGGACAGGGCAGGAGAGACCACCGCTGG acCTCATGTGGATCTGAAGAAGCTGAGCAGGAACACTAAGCTGATTGCTGAGGCCCTAGCGAGGGTCGTCTACAACCTGACGGAGAAG GGCACCAACGGAGACTTGGAGATCTTCACAGAGCAGATG CAAGTGCAGGAGGACCAGCTGATGTCGCTGGTGGACTGGCTGGCCAGTCAGCCCCGCGCTGCCCAGCTGGTGGACAAAGACAGCAGTGTGGTCAGCACCCTGGAGTATTATCTGGGCCATTATCTGAAGGACGTCAAGAGACACTTCGTAAGAGCTGACAAGAG AGACCCAGAATTTGTCTTCTATGATCAGCTTAAACAGACAATGAATGCTTACAG AGTAAAACCAGCCATCTTTGACCTGCTGCTGGCGCTGTGCATAGCTGCGTACCTCGGAGTGGTGTACCTGGCTGTACAG CATTTTGGGCTCCTGTACACCGTCCTTCGCCGGGTCACGGCACCAAGAGCCAAACAACACTAA
- the ncln gene encoding BOS complex subunit ncln isoform X2: MFEEASEVFENMFKSSFPLTFIVFLPAVLILVSPLPAEAAHEFTVYRMQQYDLQGQNYGSRNAILNTEARTVEADVLSRRCVMMRLAEFSYEKYQKALRQSAGAVVIILPSNMSTMPQDIVQFMELEPELLATETIVPVYFALEDDELLSIYRQTQDSSSSQGSSSAAEVLLHSATANGFQMVTSGAQSKAVTDWAITSLEGRLSGAGGEDLPTIVLVAHYDSFGVAPWLSYGADSNGSGVAVLIELARLFARLYSHKRTHAGYNLLFFLSGGGKFNYQGTKRWLEDNLDHTESSLLQDNVAFVLCLDTLGNGDGLYLHVSKPPKEGSPQHALLKELQMVVAQQYPDVKFSMVHKKINLADDTLAWEHERFGIRRLPAFTLSRLDSHRSAARSSIMDMRSVSTSLDRAGETTAGPHVDLKKLSRNTKLIAEALARVVYNLTEKGTNGDLEIFTEQMQVQEDQLMSLVDWLASQPRAAQLVDKDSSVVSTLEYYLGHYLKDVKRHFVRADKRDPEFVFYDQLKQTMNAYRVKPAIFDLLLALCIAAYLGVVYLAVQHFGLLYTVLRRVTAPRAKQH, from the exons ATGTTCGAGGAAGCGAGCGAAGTGTTTGAAAACATGTTCAAGTCTTCTTTCCCGCTGACGTTCATAGTGTTTCTGCCCGCCGTGCTAATCCTCGTCTCTCCGCTCCCAGCAGAGGCGGCGCATGAATTCACCGTGTACCGCATGCAGCAGTACGACCTGCAGGGACAGAACTACG GCTCCAGAAATGCGATTTTGAACACCGAAGCTCGAACCGTGGAGGCGGACGTGCTGAGCCGTCGGTGTGTGATGATGCGACTGGCCGAGTTCTCCTATGAGAAGTACCAGAAGGCGCTCCGGCAGTCCGCCGGGGCGGTGGTCATCATCCTGCCCAGCAACATGTCCACTATGCCGCAGGACATCGTGCAG TTCATGGAGCTGGAGCCTGAGCTTCTGGCCACGGAGACTATCGTTCCTGTCTACTTTGCGCTGGAGGACGATGAACTGTTGTCTATATACAGACAGACTCaggactcttcctcctctcagGGGTCTTCCTCTGCAGCTGAAG TGCTTTTGCACTCGGCCACTGCCAACGGGTTTCAGATGGTGACGAGTGGCGCTCAGAGTAAAGCTGTGACGGACTGGGCCATCACCAGCCTGGAA ggacgGCTGAGCGGAGCAGGAGGCGAGGACCTGCCCACCATAGTGCTCGTGGCCCACTATGACTCTTTCGGAGTGGCTCCC TGGCTTTCCTACGGTGCTGACTCTAATGGCAGTGGCGTGGCGGTCTTGATCGAGCTGGCTCGCCTCTTCGCCAGACTCTACTCCCACAAACGGACTCACGCTGG GTACAACCTGCTGTTCTTCCTGTCGGGTGGAGGGAAGTTTAACTATCAGGGCACCAAGCGCTGGTTGGAGGATAACCTGGACCACACAG AGTCCAGTCTCCTGCAGGATAATGTGGCGTTTGTGCTGTGTCTGGACACGCTGGGTAACGGAGACGGCCTCTACCTGCACGTCTCCAAGCCTCCCAAAGAGGGCAGTCCACAGCACGCTCTGCTCAAAGAACTACAGATG GTGGTCGCCCAGCAGTACCCAGACGTGAAGTTCTCCATGGTCCACAAGAAGATCAACCTGGCGGACGACACGCTGGCCTGGGAGCACGAGCGCTTCGGTATCCGCCGGCTGCCCGCCTTCACGCTGTCGCGTCTGGACAGTCACCGCAGTGCCGCGCGCAGCTCTATCATGGACATGCGGTCAGTGTCCACCTCTCTGGACAGGGCAGGAGAGACCACCGCTGG acCTCATGTGGATCTGAAGAAGCTGAGCAGGAACACTAAGCTGATTGCTGAGGCCCTAGCGAGGGTCGTCTACAACCTGACGGAGAAG GGCACCAACGGAGACTTGGAGATCTTCACAGAGCAGATG CAAGTGCAGGAGGACCAGCTGATGTCGCTGGTGGACTGGCTGGCCAGTCAGCCCCGCGCTGCCCAGCTGGTGGACAAAGACAGCAGTGTGGTCAGCACCCTGGAGTATTATCTGGGCCATTATCTGAAGGACGTCAAGAGACACTTCGTAAGAGCTGACAAGAG AGACCCAGAATTTGTCTTCTATGATCAGCTTAAACAGACAATGAATGCTTACAG AGTAAAACCAGCCATCTTTGACCTGCTGCTGGCGCTGTGCATAGCTGCGTACCTCGGAGTGGTGTACCTGGCTGTACAG CATTTTGGGCTCCTGTACACCGTCCTTCGCCGGGTCACGGCACCAAGAGCCAAACAACACTAA
- the ncln gene encoding BOS complex subunit ncln isoform X3, which translates to MFEEASEVFENMFKSSFPLTFIVFLPAVLILVSPLPAEAAHEFTVYRMQQYDLQGQNYGSRNAILNTEARTVEADVLSRRCVMMRLAEFSYEKYQKALRQSAGAVVIILPSNMSTMPQDIVQQFMELEPELLATETIVPVYFALEDDELLSIYRQTQDSSSSQGSSSAAEVLLHSATANGFQMVTSGAQSKAVTDWAITSLEGRLSGAGGEDLPTIVLVAHYDSFGVAPWLSYGADSNGSGVAVLIELARLFARLYSHKRTHAGYNLLFFLSGGGKFNYQGTKRWLEDNLDHTESSLLQDNVAFVLCLDTLGNGDGLYLHVSKPPKEGSPQHALLKELQMVVAQQYPDVKFSMVHKKINLADDTLAWEHERFGIRRLPAFTLSRLDSHRSAARSSIMDMRPHVDLKKLSRNTKLIAEALARVVYNLTEKGTNGDLEIFTEQMQVQEDQLMSLVDWLASQPRAAQLVDKDSSVVSTLEYYLGHYLKDVKRHFVRADKRDPEFVFYDQLKQTMNAYRVKPAIFDLLLALCIAAYLGVVYLAVQHFGLLYTVLRRVTAPRAKQH; encoded by the exons ATGTTCGAGGAAGCGAGCGAAGTGTTTGAAAACATGTTCAAGTCTTCTTTCCCGCTGACGTTCATAGTGTTTCTGCCCGCCGTGCTAATCCTCGTCTCTCCGCTCCCAGCAGAGGCGGCGCATGAATTCACCGTGTACCGCATGCAGCAGTACGACCTGCAGGGACAGAACTACG GCTCCAGAAATGCGATTTTGAACACCGAAGCTCGAACCGTGGAGGCGGACGTGCTGAGCCGTCGGTGTGTGATGATGCGACTGGCCGAGTTCTCCTATGAGAAGTACCAGAAGGCGCTCCGGCAGTCCGCCGGGGCGGTGGTCATCATCCTGCCCAGCAACATGTCCACTATGCCGCAGGACATCGTGCAG CAGTTCATGGAGCTGGAGCCTGAGCTTCTGGCCACGGAGACTATCGTTCCTGTCTACTTTGCGCTGGAGGACGATGAACTGTTGTCTATATACAGACAGACTCaggactcttcctcctctcagGGGTCTTCCTCTGCAGCTGAAG TGCTTTTGCACTCGGCCACTGCCAACGGGTTTCAGATGGTGACGAGTGGCGCTCAGAGTAAAGCTGTGACGGACTGGGCCATCACCAGCCTGGAA ggacgGCTGAGCGGAGCAGGAGGCGAGGACCTGCCCACCATAGTGCTCGTGGCCCACTATGACTCTTTCGGAGTGGCTCCC TGGCTTTCCTACGGTGCTGACTCTAATGGCAGTGGCGTGGCGGTCTTGATCGAGCTGGCTCGCCTCTTCGCCAGACTCTACTCCCACAAACGGACTCACGCTGG GTACAACCTGCTGTTCTTCCTGTCGGGTGGAGGGAAGTTTAACTATCAGGGCACCAAGCGCTGGTTGGAGGATAACCTGGACCACACAG AGTCCAGTCTCCTGCAGGATAATGTGGCGTTTGTGCTGTGTCTGGACACGCTGGGTAACGGAGACGGCCTCTACCTGCACGTCTCCAAGCCTCCCAAAGAGGGCAGTCCACAGCACGCTCTGCTCAAAGAACTACAGATG GTGGTCGCCCAGCAGTACCCAGACGTGAAGTTCTCCATGGTCCACAAGAAGATCAACCTGGCGGACGACACGCTGGCCTGGGAGCACGAGCGCTTCGGTATCCGCCGGCTGCCCGCCTTCACGCTGTCGCGTCTGGACAGTCACCGCAGTGCCGCGCGCAGCTCTATCATGGACATGCG acCTCATGTGGATCTGAAGAAGCTGAGCAGGAACACTAAGCTGATTGCTGAGGCCCTAGCGAGGGTCGTCTACAACCTGACGGAGAAG GGCACCAACGGAGACTTGGAGATCTTCACAGAGCAGATG CAAGTGCAGGAGGACCAGCTGATGTCGCTGGTGGACTGGCTGGCCAGTCAGCCCCGCGCTGCCCAGCTGGTGGACAAAGACAGCAGTGTGGTCAGCACCCTGGAGTATTATCTGGGCCATTATCTGAAGGACGTCAAGAGACACTTCGTAAGAGCTGACAAGAG AGACCCAGAATTTGTCTTCTATGATCAGCTTAAACAGACAATGAATGCTTACAG AGTAAAACCAGCCATCTTTGACCTGCTGCTGGCGCTGTGCATAGCTGCGTACCTCGGAGTGGTGTACCTGGCTGTACAG CATTTTGGGCTCCTGTACACCGTCCTTCGCCGGGTCACGGCACCAAGAGCCAAACAACACTAA